The genomic interval cataatttttaaaatgggaagtagagttattgaacctttgcactgcatgtcttAAGGCAAGACAGTGAACGAGTGTGTCAAGtatcaatcctttcccattagtggatactgagataccagcttacatacatgtcaaaaacttaaccaaaaactgcttagtcgaaaaaggggcataattgtgaaaaaaaaaggtagagttatgggacctgctttgtgcatgtcagatcatgacagtgaacaagtgtgtgaagtttcaatccattcccattagtgagtactgagataccatcttacatacaaaaccttaaccaaaaatttctaagtcgaaaaaggggcataattttgtaaaaaagcaaaatagagttatggaacctgtgcaatgtaagtcagtttatcacagtgaataagtgtgtgaagtttcaatccattcccacaagtggttactgagatacaagcttacatacaaaaccttaaccaaatcgggacgcggacgtggacgctgacgcggatgcggacgcacgggcgagtccaatagttCTACtgttctatgaatagtcgagctaaaaatttaaaacactaATATTATCTAACAGCTATGAAGTGGTTTAAGCCTTCAATCTGTAAACATATCTATAGATGATTTCTACAGCATTCTGCTGTCAACTAACTCTTGACCACTAAATTTTTTGATGGCTTTAAAGATAGCTCAAATGATGCAGGAAGACCCAAGGTACCCTCCTCCAGTACCTTACCTGCGTAAAGTCATCAATGTATGGACAGCCTGATGCATCTGGCGGAGGTAAATGTTTAATGAGTCAGTGGCCTAAACTATTTCATTAAGGAGTCATTCCTTGGATCATTTACAGTTATTTTACACCTGCATCTaaaatttacttctttttctaaacatttttcttaataaaagttgtaaatgataccttatttgcaaattttttgtTGAGTTCATTGATGATTGCCTCATTGGGATCTAAGCTGAACAACCAAGGTTGTATACGGACTGTATCCTTCATCTCCACCAAGACAAACATCGTTTATGCAGCTGAAATAGTGTAAATGTCAGATATATTAAAGATAGGTTCAAAGGTTCTTAAGTTATATATTTCAGCACAACTGTTATGACAGCTTGAGGCTGTTTTTTCTCAATTCAAtaggtgttttaacagaaatttttGCACTCGCCAACACCTTAACACACATTTTTACAAATGCACGTTCTGTGGCAGAACATGAAcataaggggcataattcaaaagaaaatgatgttAACATGATCAGACAATACTGAATTTCATGCATTTCATAAATATAGTATCCATAGAATTCCTTAGAATACGTTGGCTCCCTCGACCAATCAATGCCCtcaggggagcggtggtctagtggataaggtctaagccgctcaatccaggggtcgtgggtttgagccccattGGAGTCATgatcatgacttctcatatgacaccagtactggttattGCAGGAAGCGGACTtaagagtggttacaataagcctGAAGCTtacatcacaatcgagctaaaacaaacaagcaaattcgatgaattggtattcccCACCGAATGTgactagatctgtaaaatctatgaggatttttctatattaattttgatgtgttgaatttaatcattttgattgttttctttaatgatatttcaaaaatatatttaagtgtcaaaaatatttttatttaatatattttatgaaaggTCATTTATGAAATGACATCTAAAGATTCCGATTTGTGTTTgtgttttactcaagatacttACCTTTATcagcagaatttgagacacaacattaattgcaagtgtCTATAATCCATTCGGCAGTAACTTTCATTAATCAGGTCCCagaagtcacaaattagctatatagctaaatctagctaaaaccaataacaattgttcaaaatatgtgaatatcaaatataaaatagttattatcccattcaaatggtttatgagacaaaagagAATGGAGATCTATgtagtttcagtttcaatacatgttgcgaatttctgcgattagtcatttataaatttgtcatATACACAATgattatcacaagtgaaaaattcagtgatgatttatcgcaaaatactgccgcagttattgaaaatgtgactacaaagatcttggttttgtgttattgtctttcatcttacaAACCTTTTGGACGTAActatgaccattttgcatcttattttgacatattttgccttATTGGTATTGGTTTTGTATCTgcttctagctatatatagctagatttagctatatagctaatttgtgacttttctgggacctatTAATTAATGTATCCCCTATAATCCGAGTCTGCAGGGCGTGAAAATACACCAACCCTGGTCATTGCTGATTATCAATTTTGTACAATACCGTGacaccaaggtgatctagcaaggtgttagcgatatgacaagattctgtgaACATATCAGTTACGGATGCACTTCATGATAGGGTGACTATTGGCAAGGGAAGACTGCTGTATTTATTCTCAgctatattttctagccttttcaaaaacttacgagttcggcatttcaCCGCTTCTTATAATACTGCGGCGATGGGCGCCGCCCCCACCCCAGCTCCTATGCCCTTGCAAATATAACCTTGGACACAGGGAAAGGATTAGCTAAAAATAtccagctcagagatgtttatcattctcatccatcagaggttcgtcaaaatcccgagacgaacctctgatttatttccatcgtttacttggtgagcatgcgcactcgtaattactatcgggagtggtttcagccaatcattgttcgccattatttggaactccgaattgaaacttcaaaaaatatgtaaacaagatacttgcttacgatggataaaggctgtattccatgattgcgataaataaagatttattcctgtaattcgacgttaagagatttacatcaagaaataataatattcgtcgtaaatggacatcgtattccctcgataatacggaaaggacgcggtcacgcatttcacggacgattttgattggttcgctacgatttgtcgcgaaacgacgctgattggctgaaacgttttacctgtattgtaaccaaaccataaatatcggcgaaatgtgccagaggttcatccggggaaccacggtagacctctggtatgcgagaatggatgtttatatgctgttatggatctctgcGCTGAAACTAGTtttggctaccataacttaactgacgctatttttattttctgatggtcgcgtccattaagttatggcgaaaccccatttggttaactaaccagtatcgaaccgcaacatctcgcacacttctctcgtgagaaacggatgacgtcatgcaacagttcagagcacgtggttatttttgaaaatcaagatcaaaatttcacttattaatgcatttattttaatcataaacataaccaatttcgataaaaattcataaaaaacataTCCTAGAAagtttaagttctcagaaaaggtcaataaataacaattctataccgaatattggttttcaaatgaagagtaccctgatcaggtgacaactgcaatggcggacacGATATTGCAGActggggtaccaatttgaaacttgtgtgtataacttgtgttcaaattatgttgcatggattattttataccagatcaaaagaaaaaataattagaaacattttaaaataaaaggtgagttcattgcatttcatttgatgaaattatagcatgacagacttctggcacgattcctggttaggtttcagtacgggattcgtttcagcgcagagatccataacagcatataaacatctctgagctggaTATTTTTAGCTAcgctgaaacgaatcccgtactgaaacctaaccaggaatcgtgccagaagtctgtcacgctataatttcatcaaatgaaatgcaatgaactcaccttttattttaaaatgtttctaattattttttcttttgatctggtataaaataatccatgcaacataatttgaacacaagttatacatacaagtttcaaattggtaccccagTCTGCAATATCgtgtccgccattgcagttgtcacctgatcagggtactcttcatttgaaaaccaatattcggtatagaattgttatttattgaccttttctgagaacttaaactTTCTAGGAtatgttttttatgaatttttatcgaaattggttatgtttatgattaaaataaatgcattaataagtgaaattttgatcttgattttcaaaaataaccacgtgctctgaactgttgcatgacgtcatccgtttctcacgagagaagtgtgcgagatgttgcggtttgatactggttagttaaccaaatggggtttcgccataacttaatggacgcgaccatcagaaaataaaaatagcgtcagttaagttatggtagccagaactaccCTGTTGCATGAATCTAAGGCTCTGTGGGAATTTACACATGTAGTAAAGTTAaagtatatttgtaaaaaatgGATTAATGAACGTGACAACACTATTTTCCAATGGAATACTCATatattatcataaatataaaGGTTTAACCTTATATGCTTCAAACTGAGGCAAAATATCATTGATTTCATCCACTTTGGTAAAATTGCATGATGTAGATAATTTGATAGAGTAGAATTTACAATTAACACCGCCGGCGTATACTTGATGCGCaactttatttaatgttttgagttACAGTAAGtcaatcagatataaaatatctCGAGCAACGATTTTACCAACACATTTTCAACTTGATATCTTTCATGgcttatttcattaaattgtatcatatagatattttatttgtgtaGTTTTGTGCATCAATCCAAGATGGCAGCGTCCATGGggaagtttgttttcttttttttcatttacttttcttCGGTTTTCTTAGTAATTTCGGGATCTTTTCGAAAGGATATATATTCAACGAAAACAGCTTACTCGTGGGTCTACGATACGAACAAAAATGTTGATCTAAATGAACAGATGAGCACGAAATTCGGGAATAAAACTTGTGCTGCTGTAAATGTTCAAGCTTTTCTCAGACACGGTGCAAGATACCCTGGATACAAAGACATTAGAAAGATGACTGCTCTTCACGAAAAGCTTAAACTTACAGTTAAAAGTCCAGAATACCCTTTCTTAAGAAAATGGGAGAATGACTTTCCTGAAAGTGAAGAAAAACAATTGGTTGATGAGGGTGAAGAAGAGCAATATTTGCTTGGGCAGAGATTTGGCAAACGTTTATTGCAGCTTTATGGAGATagcatgaaaaatgtaaaatttatatcttcAAGCAAGGATCGTTGTACAGAGAGTGCTCTTTCATTCTATGAAGGATTGACTGAAATAGTGTTACATGAAGCCTTTGACGATCTCAAGCCTATAATTAATGACGAAATTCTAAGGTTTCATACAAAGTGTGGTAAATTTATTGAGGAggttgaaaatgacagatcacaTATGAAATTTCACAAAAAGTTTAAGATAAGTAGTGAAATGAACAATGTTGTAGACAGAGTACGAAAAAGATTAGGGGTTGAACATGCAACACTTAATGCAGGTGATTCTTTTAGGTtactatttctttatttctttttaaaattttgcagttAGGAACAACCTTAGATATACAGAAAACTACTGAGATTCAACTGAGCAGATGCTGATGTAGCAACGTTTCATTATGTTGTGATTCCCTTTGCATTCATGTCAAATACTtgattttttataaataacatcactgaccatgttgtGATAtgattatattcttaataaattAAGCATCCAAGAACAATTGGACAGTGAAGTCTTTTGCACCTGTTCCACTTCCTTTAACAATTGTTTAAGTGACTGCGATTAAGGGAAGGCTTAAAAATTTAATGTTAGATAGTATTCAAATTTTTAGTTCACTAACTGATGACATGTATATTTGCCTTTCTTGTCTGTATTACAGGTGAACTGAAACTGATTTATTTCTGGTGCACCTTTGAGATGATCATCTTAGAAAAAGATGACTGGTGTCATCTTCTCACCGATGAAGATAGAGAGGTCATAGAATATCACAATGATTTGAAGGTATAGTTTTTGCACTACTTCTGCTTGCCCTGATCAGAAGGTACTCGTCCTGCATGCAGGTTAAAATGCCTATCTGGAAAAACAACTGTCAGTTTGTCAAGTTTGTATCCTGTAATtgtatttgttttgatatattaaaaatgctcAGTTACATTTATCTATATAATTTCAATTGATAAAACATAAGGATGACTTTCACCCTATGGTCTAGTGATAACACACTTCAATTTCAATCCAGAAGTCAGGGATTCGAATCCCAGTCCAAGCTTTGAATTTTCAGAGATGCACAGGAAAGACAGCTAGTTTCATGCGTATCTTTGACATGGATCAGACAttttaaagaaccagactgtctattctcAAAGTACTAGGCTAAGTTTTCCAAGCTAGGTCACAAAGTCAAGTCATAGAAAAATAATTCCCTGCGGTGTGCCTTAATACAGTAATGTATATTTATCTAAGTAATGATGCAAAATGAGGCATACTGAGGCGTAATGCTATATAATGAATAGGGGAATTGGGCGTAATGTAGATTTATCTTGGTTATTGATTGTTTTAATGGAAGGAAAAAGATTTTATACTACTAAATTATGCATTTATAGCCTAGAAATCAGGCAAAGGTATATTCAAAACTAGCAACAAAACATTTACAGCCTATAATTAATCGGCAAATAATActaatgatttgataaaatagGGATAAGAATGTTAAATAATTAAGTATATATTCAAGTATTATAATTTTATGTGTTACAGTTaggaaatttatcaaaatgtctaagtacaaAGAAGTACAGACATGAAGAAGGACTGTTTTAAGgcaatgaaaaattatttataaacaatatacttTTATTGCGATTTTGTTCATATTGGTTTGAAACCAAATTCTCTAAATATTTTAGGATATTACCCTCTAAaggtaaatttctttcattattagAATTTCCATAATTTGCAGCAATTAGCAGGGATTTAAGGCAATGTTTTTCCAATGTTTGcgcattttttatacaaatttagacattccttcccctttatcttttgtataataataaagaaaaatactattttattttgaatataatttgaCATTTGAATATAAGTTTTATTTCCTATGTATTgatataatgccatttaatgtcTTTATATTTTCAAAGGATACTGCCGTTCAAATTCTTAAAAATCATTGTCACATTTGATTTAATCAAAATCAAATCGCATCATGGAGGAATGTTTTTCAAGCAAATGAGGGGACAATAACCTGCTACTATCGTTATATCACGTGTCTTCTTTAATCAACTACCGTGTATGTCACGCGTGTcatatttgattgaaaaaaatgCGTTGGGTTACCTGTGAAATACGATACCGTGAATGTGTTGATTATGGAAATAATTGCATGAACCTTTCACATTAGTAATTATGTAACTTTTAGGAATTTAAAttgatattgatataattgtaGTTGATTAAATATaacactatatatattttttcgaaaatgtattattaataaTCTAGGTGTTATACAGTCATGTTTGACTTATTTCATGCGATCTTTTTAAGATTTTGGGGAAGAATTCACAGATATTTTAAATCTAGTTCAAGAAGATACGACAGTAAGGATTCAAAGTCAAATGCATATGTAATTAAACTTTCGAATACGTAAGAAAAATACACAGCATTAGTAATACCGAAAATATCAACTACTTATGAAAGTTTGATaacattgataaaacattttccatATTTCATAGACTTTGCGTTTACCGTTTTAATtcgtttttatttttgacaaagacATAAAAGTCGGAACTAGTAAAAAGTGTgatgtcttggtaattttaaatccttttgctcTACTAAAtagatttagtaaataaatattgcGGTCATTTCATTGCTTATGTTTGAACACATCAATGCTgtggtgaaaaaaaaatacacaatataCATTACGCCTCTATATATTACTTTACATTTTCAGTCTATAATTACTCGGCAAataatatttatgatttgatcCTAAAACTAGAaacaagaaaatgtaaaactaattCAGTATATATTCAAGAATGTTATGAATTACAATTAAggaatttataaaaatgtctaaCTACAAAGAAGTATCAACAGACACGAAGAAGgcaatgaaaagttatttataaacagcattaattttttttgcgattttgttaatttctttaaaagtctTATTCAGGatcattttctatatattataaaGCCATTAAATGCCTTTATATTTTCAAAGGATACCGCGGATCAAATTCTTAAAAACCATTACATTGTATCATATttgattaaatcaaaattatatcGCACTATCGAGGAATGTTTGTTAATCAAACGCAGGAACGATAACGTGCTACTACAGTGTATATCACACATGTCTTCTTTAATCAACTACCGTGTATGTCGCACGTGTCATATTTGATTGACAAAAATATGTCGGTttaaaacaacactgaaattaTTAAAAGACCGCACCAATTAGGATCTCAATTAACACGAAAGGTATTTTAAGTCAATATTGTCCTATGTTcaagaaaatgttcaaattatgacttTCACGTTAGTAATAGTGTAACTTTTAGGAATTTAAGttgatattaatataattttagtTGATCAAGTAtaaccttatatatatattttttaaatatctaataTCAATTtaccatagatttttttttgtagtccATAAAACTTGTCACTCAGCGAGTATTTTAGCCTTTggtataaaatttatacacagaTTACACCTCTACAAGCTTTACTGGTGATCATTACTTAGCTCCGAGAGCGATCTATATAATGTGTTTAGCcgcatataaaataatatttctcattaatttatgaaaaataatggtTAATATTCCATGAAAGATGTCATTGTGCAAGTATTTTATCACTGGTATTAAATTTACACCTACATTACACTTCTACCAGTCTTACAGGGCATCATTACGCCGATCTGAGCTTTGAGTGCTATCTAGATAATGTATTTtactatttacaaaataatatttttcatcattttatgaaagatagtgatttatattccataaaagatgtcacTATGCCAGTATTTTACCACTGTTATtaattttatacatacattacgcTTCTACCAGTCTTACGGGGCATCATTACGCCGATCCGAGCTTTGAATACTATATAATAATATGCTTtaccatttacaaaataatatttttcatcattttatgacagataatgatttttattccataaaagatgtcataGTTCAAGCATTTTACCactggtattaaatttatacatacattacgATTCTACCAGTCTTACAGGGCATCATTACGCTGACCTGAGGTTTGAATGCTATGcaaataatatgttttaccatttacaaaataatatttttcattaatttataaaaataatgagTTATATTCCATAAAAAGATGTCATTGTGCAAGAATTTTACCACTggtattaaattcatatatacattacGCTTCTACCAGACTTACGGGGCATCATTACGCCGACCCGAgctttgaatgctatctagataatgtgttttacaatttatacattttttttctcagtttatgatataaaatgttttatatgcaataaaagATGCCACTATTCAAGTATTTTAGCTCTggtattaaattcatatatacattacGCCCCATTTTGCACCATTACGCATCATTTTGCTACATTACTGTACATTACtgtattaaggcagaccctaATTCcctgaggccacattttctacttgatcttgaTGAAACTTAAGCCAGAAATGATAATGTTTGTCTGAcatgtgttttatatataattcatttaaaaatcgaatatcgatatattttttaatttattactttttatttgttatacGAAATACGAAATATCTGGAataactgatacgtattagaccttcctggaaatatgaagaaataattaaataatttccaataataaacatgtgacatgccccTTCCGATCATTTTATGTCCTTTctgatcagcgcggtttatgccactcgtattttgtctataattcatttaaaaatcgaaaattgctattttataattcataatttattttcctttttatttgataaatgatatttttttatcttaaattgttttctttttcatttgttaaatgaaatgcgaagaaacataaataatttccaataatcaacattccggtatcttgtcatagcgacgtaagcgtacatttccgtaagatcgtaaagttataatctcgtatgtatatacagaattaacttttaataaaattctccaattattcattcatgtttaatctgattgaacatggttctacaacctacaaaaaaaggataaaaagtgtttatataagagaatattactttttaaaaaaggacGAGTGCATTTAAGTTATGGAAATTTCCCGTGCGcacgccgaatttcaatctcttataaaatcgttttgcgttaaagtattttattttccttttgtaaacttattatttatattatacacgaatgatttctgcaataaaccctacaaaactaccatttattaataaaatagggtgtatttcggttatggaaatttcccgcgcggttgccgaacttcaatctcgtatagtcattttgcgtgaacgtattttattttcctttcgtatgttaattatttatgatatatatgattgaattatatcaaaaactttcaaaaatacctttaacttaaaaaatacaggtgtattccggttatgggaagagtattccggtttttaggtggattccggtttaatgtgtgaccgtctccataaaatctaggtcatctcAGGTCTAAACCTATTCTTAGCAAGTGCTTAAATGATGTAACTTttccaaacttggtctgtattatCAGTGTATTGACTTTCCCCAACTTTCTGCTAAATGTTCCTGCTTGATCCCTTGTGGGTACTGCCAGAGctaaacataataaaacattaaaatgactacttctcatgaactgctttatGTTACCTTACATGAAACTTTTTGTCATGATATACATTCAAGGTGAGTGATTTGtagccatcatggtcctcttgatGATTATGAACATTAAGATATAGTTAGTACAATATGATTACTTGTACATTACTCTAATTTTagcaaataatagtaaaattctaaaatatttacttaacaTTAGGTGAAATTAACTTAATGAAATCTGGGAGTTTTAAATATTGTGCACATTGCAAAAGATTAactacatgagccgtgccatgggaaaaccaacatagtgggtatgcgaccagcatggatccagaccagcctgcgcatccgcgcagtctggtcaggctccatgctgttcgcttttaaagcctattggaattggagaaactattagcgaacagcatggagcctgaccagactgcgcggatgcgcaggctggtctggatccatgctggtcgcatacccactatgttggttttcccatggcatggctcacatatttttttgacatttta from Mercenaria mercenaria strain notata chromosome 2, MADL_Memer_1, whole genome shotgun sequence carries:
- the LOC123563158 gene encoding multiple inositol polyphosphate phosphatase 1-like — encoded protein: MAASMGKFVFFFFIYFSSVFLVISGSFRKDIYSTKTAYSWVYDTNKNVDLNEQMSTKFGNKTCAAVNVQAFLRHGARYPGYKDIRKMTALHEKLKLTVKSPEYPFLRKWENDFPESEEKQLVDEGEEEQYLLGQRFGKRLLQLYGDSMKNVKFISSSKDRCTESALSFYEGLTEIVLHEAFDDLKPIINDEILRFHTKCGKFIEEVENDRSHMKFHKKFKISSEMNNVVDRVRKRLGVEHATLNAGELKLIYFWCTFEMIILEKDDWCHLLTDEDREVIEYHNDLKQYWKKAYGHPVIAEMACPLMTEIFGALDKVIASQLNNRNQRGNVATFYFGHTESLAPLYAALGLFNDTSPLLDSNFHEMKDRVFKSSRILPFSANIAMVLYKCDYETEPEPSVNDFVLRFYVNEEPVIVPACGDYVCSYSKVRDMYTHHVDRCDFENVCRTKVHDEL